A stretch of the Haloplanus aerogenes genome encodes the following:
- a CDS encoding FAD-binding protein: protein MYEYDVIVVGAGGAGLRAAIAAQEAGADVAMVTKLHPVRSHTGAAEGGINAALRDGDDWELHAYDTMKGSDYLADAPAAEALTQESPKEAIQLEHWGMAFSREDDGTVSQRPFGGLSFPRTTYAGAETGHHLLHTLYEQVVKRGIEVFDEWYVLNLAVTDEDDPDERTCHGVVAYETATGNVEAFRARDGVILATGGLGQVYDHTTNAVANTGDGVAMAYRAGVPAEDMEMIQFHPTTLPSTGVLISEGVRGEGGILYNDEGERFMFEHGYAKNDGELASRDVVARAELTEVNEGRGIEDEYVHLDMRHLGEERIVDRLENILHLAADFEGVDGLEEPMPVKPGQHYAMGGIETNEYGQTCVDGLYAVGECACASVHGANRLGGNALPELTVFGKRAGTHAAGGETEDPEIPVGKTDDAEPGDVETPVELGEPWTSEAVADGGATAETGEAVVERALERERERVNRLLERDEGTQHAEIRAAVQHTMTENVNVFREEEALKEALVDIHAARQRYRDVYVADPSSTYNTDLIQTIETRNLLDIAEMITVGALAREEFRGAHWRKQYQERRDDEWLKHTMVSWNDGRPELWYKPVVLDGENQTYEPKERSY from the coding sequence ATGTACGAATACGACGTTATCGTGGTCGGCGCGGGCGGGGCGGGCCTGCGCGCGGCCATCGCGGCACAGGAAGCGGGGGCGGACGTGGCGATGGTCACGAAACTCCACCCCGTCAGGAGTCACACGGGCGCGGCCGAGGGCGGCATCAACGCCGCCTTGCGCGACGGCGACGACTGGGAACTCCACGCCTACGACACGATGAAGGGCTCGGACTACCTAGCCGACGCCCCGGCGGCGGAGGCGCTGACACAGGAGAGCCCGAAAGAAGCCATCCAACTGGAACACTGGGGCATGGCGTTCTCCCGCGAGGACGACGGCACCGTCTCCCAGCGTCCCTTCGGTGGCCTCTCGTTCCCGCGGACGACGTACGCGGGCGCCGAGACGGGCCATCACCTCCTGCACACGCTGTACGAACAGGTCGTCAAGCGAGGTATCGAGGTGTTCGACGAGTGGTACGTGCTGAACCTCGCCGTCACCGACGAGGACGACCCGGACGAGCGGACCTGTCACGGCGTCGTCGCCTACGAGACGGCGACTGGGAACGTGGAGGCGTTCCGAGCCCGCGACGGCGTCATCCTCGCCACTGGCGGGCTGGGACAGGTGTACGACCACACCACCAACGCGGTGGCGAACACGGGCGACGGCGTGGCGATGGCCTACCGTGCGGGCGTTCCGGCCGAGGACATGGAGATGATCCAGTTCCACCCGACGACGCTCCCCTCGACGGGCGTCCTGATTTCGGAGGGCGTCCGCGGCGAGGGCGGCATCCTCTACAACGACGAGGGTGAGCGGTTCATGTTCGAACACGGCTACGCGAAAAACGACGGCGAACTCGCGTCGCGGGACGTGGTGGCCCGCGCCGAGTTGACGGAGGTCAACGAGGGTCGAGGGATCGAAGACGAGTACGTCCACCTCGACATGCGCCACCTCGGCGAGGAGCGTATCGTCGACCGGTTGGAGAACATCCTCCACCTCGCGGCGGACTTCGAGGGTGTCGACGGACTGGAAGAGCCGATGCCGGTCAAGCCCGGCCAGCACTACGCGATGGGTGGCATCGAGACGAACGAGTACGGCCAGACCTGCGTCGACGGGCTGTACGCCGTGGGCGAGTGCGCCTGCGCGAGCGTCCACGGCGCGAACCGCCTCGGCGGCAACGCGCTCCCCGAACTCACGGTGTTCGGCAAGCGCGCCGGCACCCACGCCGCAGGCGGAGAGACCGAGGACCCGGAGATTCCGGTCGGCAAGACCGACGACGCCGAACCCGGCGACGTGGAGACGCCGGTCGAACTCGGCGAACCGTGGACGAGCGAGGCCGTCGCGGACGGCGGCGCGACCGCCGAGACGGGCGAAGCCGTCGTCGAGCGTGCGCTCGAACGCGAGCGCGAACGCGTGAACCGCCTGCTCGAACGCGACGAAGGCACTCAGCACGCGGAGATTCGGGCGGCGGTCCAGCACACGATGACGGAAAACGTCAACGTGTTCCGCGAGGAGGAGGCGTTGAAGGAGGCGCTGGTCGACATCCACGCCGCGCGCCAGCGTTACCGCGACGTGTACGTCGCCGACCCGTCGAGCACGTACAACACGGACCTGATCCAGACCATCGAGACACGGAACCTGCTGGACATCGCGGAGATGATCACCGTGGGCGCGCTCGCACGCGAGGAGTTCCGGGGCGCTCACTGGCGCAAGCAGTACCAGGAACGCCGCGACGACGAGTGGCTCAAGCACACGATGGTGTCGTGGAACGACGGGCGCCCGGAACTCTGGTACAAACCGGTCGTCCTCGACGGAGAGAACCAGACGTACGAGCCGAAAGAGCGGAGTTACTGA
- a CDS encoding type IV pilin — protein MQLKELLTEDRAVSPVIGVILMVAITVILAAVIGTFVLGLGDQVSESAPQASFSFDFDVADNSSVTLTHEGGETLENSNIGVSGDNGAPNDANNFTGDTITAGDSSVYGSIDSGETIRVIWTNPAGGETNTIARATAPQ, from the coding sequence ATGCAACTGAAAGAACTACTGACAGAGGACCGCGCAGTCAGCCCGGTCATCGGCGTGATTCTGATGGTGGCCATCACCGTCATTCTCGCCGCCGTGATCGGCACGTTCGTCCTCGGACTGGGCGACCAGGTGAGCGAGAGTGCACCGCAAGCTAGCTTCAGCTTCGACTTCGACGTTGCGGACAACAGCAGCGTGACACTCACGCACGAAGGCGGCGAAACGCTGGAGAACAGTAACATCGGTGTGAGCGGTGACAATGGCGCTCCCAACGACGCCAACAATTTCACCGGAGATACGATCACCGCCGGTGACTCCTCCGTCTATGGGAGCATCGACTCCGGCGAAACGATCCGTGTGATCTGGACGAATCCCGCTGGGGGAGAAACGAACACCATCGCCCGCGCGACTGCACCGCAGTAA
- a CDS encoding type IV pilin: MQLKTLLTEDRAVSPVIGVILMVAITVILAAVIGTFVLGLGDQVSDNAPQASFSFEFTDNGGFDGGSGDYVNITHDGGETLDNSTLEVQGDGANDLAYVSDSTWDDAISSGDQISYENVNSGETVRVVWTNPNGGSTSTIARATAPQ; this comes from the coding sequence ATGCAACTGAAAACCCTACTGACGGAAGACCGCGCAGTCAGCCCGGTCATCGGCGTGATTCTGATGGTGGCCATTACCGTCATTCTCGCCGCCGTGATCGGCACCTTCGTCCTCGGCCTGGGCGACCAAGTGAGCGACAACGCACCGCAAGCCAGCTTCAGCTTCGAATTTACCGATAACGGCGGATTCGACGGCGGGTCCGGTGACTACGTGAATATCACGCACGACGGTGGCGAGACGCTCGACAACTCGACACTCGAAGTGCAGGGCGACGGAGCGAACGACCTCGCATACGTCAGCGACTCGACCTGGGACGACGCCATCTCTTCGGGAGACCAGATCAGCTACGAGAACGTCAACAGCGGCGAGACGGTCCGTGTCGTCTGGACCAACCCCAACGGCGGCAGCACGAGCACTATCGCTCGCGCGACTGCACCGCAGTAA
- a CDS encoding DUF5815 family protein, producing MTKPGIPGDDARTVDLPCGETVRATDLDLGMREFECACGDVHAVVMDVHPPERFLPEFLVDLLRETVETSSEEMPEFDTPHLLGVVLEEFPEQVAVADLSDEGDVGYALLWVAGFDSRRLHEVVVELVIELMEHAVSHADDDAAIQEFEQQMLEFDVSAFVDQYRAERDLDADDVYSSV from the coding sequence ATGACGAAACCGGGCATCCCCGGCGACGACGCGAGAACGGTCGATCTCCCGTGCGGCGAGACCGTCCGCGCCACCGACCTCGATCTGGGGATGCGGGAGTTCGAGTGTGCCTGTGGCGACGTCCACGCCGTCGTGATGGACGTCCACCCGCCGGAGCGATTTCTCCCCGAGTTCCTGGTCGATCTCCTTCGGGAGACGGTCGAGACGAGCAGCGAGGAGATGCCGGAGTTCGACACCCCCCACCTGCTCGGCGTCGTGCTGGAGGAGTTCCCCGAGCAAGTGGCCGTCGCGGATCTGAGCGACGAGGGCGATGTGGGGTACGCTCTGCTCTGGGTGGCGGGCTTCGACTCCCGACGCCTCCACGAAGTCGTCGTCGAACTCGTGATCGAACTGATGGAACACGCCGTCAGCCACGCCGACGACGACGCGGCGATCCAGGAGTTCGAGCAGCAGATGCTCGAATTCGACGTGTCGGCGTTCGTCGATCAGTACCGGGCAGAGCGGGATCTGGACGCTGACGACGTGTACAGCAGCGTCTGA
- the carB gene encoding carbamoyl-phosphate synthase large subunit — protein sequence MTDEATVADTTATDSEDRTILLIGSGPIQIGQAAEFDYSGAQACRALQEEGARVVLVNSNPATIMTDPDMADRVYIEPITTEAISEIIRQEQPDGVIAGLGGQTGLNVTAELAEEGVLEEHDVKIMGTPLDTIYATEDRDLFRQRMEKIGQPVPGSTTISLDEGEEVSGLDESALRERVEAAVDEVGGLPVIARTTYTLGGSGSGVVAEMDELIERVRKGLRLSRNNEVLITESIAGWVELEYEVMRDADDSTIIICNMENLDPMGIHTGESMVVTPSQVIPDDGHQEMRDAALEVIRELGIQGGCNIQFAWHDDGTPGGEYRVVEVNPRVSRSSALASKATGYPIARVTAKVALGKRLHQIENEITGETTAAFEPAIDYVVTKIPRWPKDKFSDVDFTLGTAMKSTGEAMSIGRTFEESLLKALRSTEYDPAVDWVDVDDETLETEYLATPTPDRPYAMFEAFDRGYTVDDVVDLTGIKEWYVERFKRVSTAVANAAEGGFTEAAVKGVTNAEIASTAGADVGTVETAVPGRTYKQVDTCAGEFAAQTPYYYSSRKPEFVTGPFEGDAAAGELRVDRDVESVVVVGGGPIRIGQGVEFDYCSVHAIQALRDEGIDAHVVNNNPETVSTDYDTSDGLFFEPITAEEVADVIEAADADGVMVQFGGQTSVNIGHPLEAELQRRDLDCEILGTSVDAMDLAEDRDRFNRLMDERGIAQPEGGSATSEAEALELANDIGYPVLVRPSYVLGGRAMDVVYNDEDLKEYIEEAVRVSPDKPILIDDFLEDAVELDVDAVADGEDVLIGGVMEHVESAGVHSGDSACMIPPQADEVTEVMDRVREVTVEIARELDTVGLLNVQLAVKDGTVYVLEANPRSSRTVPFVSKATGVPIAKLAAKVMAGYSLDELDAREQIPEKVSVKEVVLPFDRLPGSDPRLGPEMKSTGEVMGTAEHFGKAYEKAQSATGKAIPSEGTAVVDLSAAEFPDPDSEAGQALIDAFAEFYDVQEFDDLPEAIRRGEVDVIVSRNREALEVAVEEDITYFSTHASAEAVLTGLHHQDDPIDVQATSDRPKVQKQWGGE from the coding sequence ATGACCGACGAGGCCACCGTGGCGGACACTACCGCCACCGACTCCGAGGATCGGACGATACTGTTGATCGGGAGCGGCCCGATTCAGATCGGACAGGCCGCCGAGTTCGACTACTCCGGCGCGCAGGCCTGCCGAGCCCTGCAGGAGGAAGGGGCCCGAGTCGTCCTCGTCAACTCGAACCCCGCGACCATCATGACCGACCCCGACATGGCCGATCGGGTGTACATCGAACCCATCACGACCGAGGCCATCTCGGAGATCATCCGGCAGGAACAGCCGGACGGCGTGATCGCGGGGCTCGGCGGCCAGACGGGACTGAACGTCACCGCCGAACTCGCCGAGGAAGGTGTGCTGGAAGAACACGACGTGAAGATCATGGGGACGCCCCTCGACACCATCTACGCGACGGAGGACCGCGACCTCTTCCGCCAGCGGATGGAGAAGATCGGGCAACCGGTCCCCGGGTCGACCACCATCTCGCTCGACGAGGGCGAGGAAGTGAGCGGTCTCGACGAGTCGGCGCTCCGCGAACGCGTCGAGGCGGCGGTCGACGAGGTCGGTGGCCTCCCCGTGATCGCCCGGACGACCTACACGCTCGGCGGATCGGGGTCCGGCGTCGTCGCCGAGATGGACGAACTCATCGAGCGCGTCCGCAAGGGGCTCCGCCTCTCGCGGAACAACGAGGTGCTGATCACCGAGTCCATCGCGGGCTGGGTCGAACTGGAGTACGAGGTGATGCGCGACGCCGACGACTCGACCATCATCATCTGTAACATGGAGAACCTCGACCCGATGGGCATCCACACGGGCGAGTCGATGGTCGTCACGCCGTCGCAGGTGATCCCCGACGACGGGCACCAGGAGATGCGCGACGCCGCACTCGAAGTCATCCGCGAACTCGGCATTCAGGGTGGCTGTAACATCCAGTTCGCGTGGCACGACGACGGCACCCCCGGCGGCGAGTACCGGGTCGTCGAGGTGAACCCGCGCGTCTCGCGTTCCTCCGCACTGGCGTCGAAGGCGACGGGGTACCCCATCGCCCGCGTCACCGCGAAGGTCGCCCTCGGCAAGCGCCTCCACCAGATCGAAAACGAGATCACCGGCGAGACGACGGCCGCCTTCGAACCCGCCATCGACTACGTGGTGACGAAGATTCCCCGGTGGCCGAAGGACAAGTTCAGCGACGTGGACTTCACGCTCGGCACGGCGATGAAGTCGACGGGCGAGGCGATGTCCATCGGCCGGACCTTCGAGGAGTCGCTCCTGAAGGCGCTCCGGTCGACGGAGTACGACCCGGCCGTGGATTGGGTCGACGTGGACGACGAGACGCTGGAGACGGAGTATCTGGCGACGCCGACGCCCGACCGCCCCTACGCCATGTTCGAGGCGTTCGACCGCGGCTACACCGTCGACGACGTGGTCGACCTGACCGGCATCAAGGAGTGGTACGTCGAGCGGTTCAAACGCGTCTCCACCGCGGTGGCGAACGCCGCCGAGGGCGGCTTCACGGAGGCGGCCGTCAAGGGCGTCACCAACGCCGAAATCGCGTCGACCGCCGGCGCCGACGTAGGCACCGTCGAGACGGCCGTCCCCGGACGCACGTACAAGCAGGTCGACACCTGCGCCGGCGAGTTCGCCGCGCAGACGCCGTACTACTACTCCTCGCGCAAGCCCGAGTTCGTCACCGGCCCGTTCGAGGGCGACGCGGCGGCGGGCGAGTTGCGGGTGGACCGCGACGTGGAGAGCGTCGTCGTCGTGGGCGGCGGCCCCATCCGCATCGGGCAGGGCGTCGAGTTCGACTACTGTTCGGTCCACGCCATCCAGGCGCTCCGCGACGAGGGCATCGATGCCCACGTGGTCAACAACAACCCCGAGACGGTGTCGACGGACTACGACACCTCCGACGGCCTGTTCTTCGAACCCATCACCGCCGAGGAGGTGGCGGACGTGATCGAAGCCGCCGACGCCGACGGCGTGATGGTCCAGTTCGGCGGGCAGACCTCCGTCAACATCGGCCACCCGCTCGAAGCCGAACTACAGCGTCGCGACCTCGACTGTGAGATCCTCGGCACGAGCGTCGACGCCATGGACCTCGCGGAGGACCGCGACCGGTTCAACCGCCTGATGGACGAGCGCGGCATCGCCCAGCCGGAAGGCGGGTCCGCGACCAGCGAGGCCGAAGCGCTCGAACTCGCGAACGACATCGGCTATCCCGTCCTCGTCCGCCCCTCCTACGTCCTCGGCGGGCGCGCGATGGACGTGGTGTACAACGACGAGGATCTGAAGGAGTACATCGAGGAAGCGGTTCGCGTCTCGCCGGACAAGCCGATCCTCATCGACGACTTCCTCGAGGACGCGGTCGAACTGGACGTGGACGCCGTCGCCGACGGCGAGGACGTGCTGATCGGCGGCGTGATGGAACACGTCGAGAGCGCCGGCGTCCACTCGGGCGACTCGGCGTGTATGATCCCGCCGCAGGCCGACGAGGTGACCGAGGTGATGGACCGCGTGCGCGAGGTGACGGTCGAAATCGCGCGCGAACTCGACACCGTCGGCCTCCTGAACGTCCAACTCGCCGTCAAGGACGGCACGGTGTACGTCCTCGAAGCCAACCCGCGCTCGTCGCGGACGGTGCCCTTCGTCTCGAAGGCGACGGGCGTCCCCATCGCCAAACTCGCGGCGAAGGTGATGGCGGGCTACTCGCTGGACGAACTCGACGCCCGGGAGCAGATCCCGGAAAAAGTGAGTGTCAAGGAGGTTGTCCTGCCGTTCGACCGCCTGCCCGGCAGCGACCCGCGCCTCGGCCCGGAGATGAAGTCTACTGGCGAGGTGATGGGCACGGCCGAACACTTCGGCAAGGCCTACGAGAAGGCGCAGTCGGCGACGGGCAAGGCCATCCCGAGCGAGGGAACGGCGGTCGTCGATCTCTCGGCCGCGGAGTTCCCCGACCCCGACAGCGAGGCGGGGCAGGCGCTGATCGACGCGTTCGCCGAGTTCTACGACGTACAGGAGTTCGACGACCTGCCCGAGGCGATCCGCCGCGGTGAAGTGGACGTGATCGTCTCGCGGAACCGCGAAGCGCTCGAAGTCGCCGTCGAGGAGGACATCACGTACTTCTCGACGCACGCGTCCGCGGAGGCGGTCCTGACTGGCCTGCACCACCAGGACGACCCCATCGACGTGCAGGCCACCTCGGACCGGCCGAAGGTGCAGAAGCAGTGGGGCGGCGAGTAA